In the Helianthus annuus cultivar XRQ/B chromosome 11, HanXRQr2.0-SUNRISE, whole genome shotgun sequence genome, one interval contains:
- the LOC110889181 gene encoding leucine-rich repeat extensin-like protein 5 isoform X1: MLCMYVQITLMSMNCRLLGFLYAFIISSYHVFASPSYARLPGALTLKLTSLQRYHVANHLQDDLPLCGSPPSTTTLPPPTPASGSPTVGSYIPSPSVPSSSSYPTPPASPSSSYPSYPTPPSCYATPYTPPISTNPGSPASYQPGNGLSPPYSYEPSPPYSYEPSPPTFSFPSPTGFIPAPPLFEPPVVYPPPNGPPPPHSESESALWCVAKPSVPDPIIQEAMSYACGSGADCESLQPNGDCFLPDTLFAHASYAFNSYWQRTKVAGATCSFGGSAMLVTVDPSYDGCHFIYF, translated from the exons ATGCTATGCATGTATGTGCAGATAACATTGATGAGCATGAACTGCCGGTTACTAGGGTTTCTCTATGCATTCATCATTTCTTCTTATCATGTCTTCGCCTCACCATCAT ATGCAAGATTACCTGGAGCGTTGACTTTGAAGTTGACTTCATTACAGAGATATCATGTTGCGAATCATCTTCAAGATGATCTACCTCTTTGTGGTTCTCCACCTTCCACCACCACTCTGCCACCACCAACACCGGCATCAGGATCACCCACTGTCGGATCTTATATCCCATCTCCCTCTGTACCTTCTTCTTCCTCCTACCCCACACCGCCTGCGTCACCGTCTTCATCCTACCCCTCCTACCCCACACCACCTTCTTGTTATGCTACTCCTTACACACCACCCATAAGTACCAACCCTGGTTCGCCTGCTTCGTATCAACCGGGCAATGGTCTAAGCCCGCCTTATAGTTACGAACCCAGCCCTCCATATAGTTATGAGCCAAGCCCACCGACATTCTCGTTTCCTTCACCTACAGGATTCATACCTGCACCACCTCTATTTGAGCCACCGGTTGTGTACCCTCCCCCAAACGGGCCACCGCCACCTCATAGTGAGTCAGAGTCGGCACTCTGGTGTGTGGCTAAACCATCTGTCCCAGACCCAATCATTCAAGAAGCCATGAGCTACGCATGTGGTTCAGGGGCCGACTGTGAATCACTGCAGCCAAACGGGGACTGTTTTCTCCCTGACACATTATTTGCACATGCTTCTTATGCATTCAACAGCTACTGGCAAAGAACCAAAGTGGCTGGCGCCACCTGTAGTTTCGGTGGTTCCGCCATGCTGGTCACTGTTGACCCAA GTTATGATGGATGCCATTTCATCTACTTCTAA
- the LOC110889181 gene encoding leucine-rich repeat extensin-like protein 5 isoform X2 yields MHSSFLLIMSSPHHHAHARLPGALTLKLTSLQRYHVANHLQDDLPLCGSPPSTTTLPPPTPASGSPTVGSYIPSPSVPSSSSYPTPPASPSSSYPSYPTPPSCYATPYTPPISTNPGSPASYQPGNGLSPPYSYEPSPPYSYEPSPPTFSFPSPTGFIPAPPLFEPPVVYPPPNGPPPPHSESESALWCVAKPSVPDPIIQEAMSYACGSGADCESLQPNGDCFLPDTLFAHASYAFNSYWQRTKVAGATCSFGGSAMLVTVDPSYDGCHFIYF; encoded by the exons ATGCATTCATCATTTCTTCTTATCATGTCTTCGCCTCACCATCATGCAC ATGCAAGATTACCTGGAGCGTTGACTTTGAAGTTGACTTCATTACAGAGATATCATGTTGCGAATCATCTTCAAGATGATCTACCTCTTTGTGGTTCTCCACCTTCCACCACCACTCTGCCACCACCAACACCGGCATCAGGATCACCCACTGTCGGATCTTATATCCCATCTCCCTCTGTACCTTCTTCTTCCTCCTACCCCACACCGCCTGCGTCACCGTCTTCATCCTACCCCTCCTACCCCACACCACCTTCTTGTTATGCTACTCCTTACACACCACCCATAAGTACCAACCCTGGTTCGCCTGCTTCGTATCAACCGGGCAATGGTCTAAGCCCGCCTTATAGTTACGAACCCAGCCCTCCATATAGTTATGAGCCAAGCCCACCGACATTCTCGTTTCCTTCACCTACAGGATTCATACCTGCACCACCTCTATTTGAGCCACCGGTTGTGTACCCTCCCCCAAACGGGCCACCGCCACCTCATAGTGAGTCAGAGTCGGCACTCTGGTGTGTGGCTAAACCATCTGTCCCAGACCCAATCATTCAAGAAGCCATGAGCTACGCATGTGGTTCAGGGGCCGACTGTGAATCACTGCAGCCAAACGGGGACTGTTTTCTCCCTGACACATTATTTGCACATGCTTCTTATGCATTCAACAGCTACTGGCAAAGAACCAAAGTGGCTGGCGCCACCTGTAGTTTCGGTGGTTCCGCCATGCTGGTCACTGTTGACCCAA GTTATGATGGATGCCATTTCATCTACTTCTAA
- the LOC110889180 gene encoding ALA-interacting subunit 1 → MNSNPATPMNPHAPSSSSAGAGSPDSNAPRRNSKRPKYSRFTQQELPACKPILTPKWVISAFMLVTIVFIPIGVASLLASRDVVEIIDRYDNACLQGTKSQKVQSIQDPTRNKTCVRRLTVTKRMKQPIYVYYQLDNYYQNHRRYVKSRSDQQLRNRGDENETSTCKPEHEANGMSIVPCGLVAWSLFNDTYSLSTGNNRTLTINKRDISWKSDRDEKFGSDVFPKNFQNGSLIGGGSLNESIPLNKQEDLIVWMRTAALPTFRKLYGKIEQDIEAGETISVVLENRYNTYSFSGKKKLVLSTSSWLGGKNNFIGIAYLAVGGLCFLLATTFTVIYFVKPRHLGDPSYLSWNRNPGGH, encoded by the exons ATGAATAGTAATCCTGCTACGCCGATGAATCCACACGCGCCGTCGTCAAGCTCCGCCGGAGCCGGATCACCGGATTCAAACGCTCCGAGAAGAAATTCGAAGCGACCTAAAT attCTAGGTTTACACAACAAGAACTTCCGGCTTGCAAGCCAATTCTTACCCCAAAATGG GTGATTTCGGCATTCATGCTTGTGACAATTGTCTTCATACCTATAGGAGTAGCTTCCCTTCTTGCTTCTCGTGAT GTAGTTGAAATTATTGACCGGTACGATAATGCCTGCCTACAAGGCACAAAAAGTCAAAAGGTTCAATCTATACAAGACCCAACAAGAAACAAAACCTGCGTCAGAAGATTGACA GTCACAAAGAGAATGAAGCAACCTATTTATGTCTACTATCAGCTCGACAATTACTATCAGAATCATCGCAG GTATGTCAAGAGCCGAAGTGATCAGCAATTGAGAAACCGTGGCGATGAGAATGAAACAAGTACGTGTAAGCCTGAACATGAAGCAAATGGGATGTCAATAGTGCCATGTGGACTTGTGGCCTGGAGTTTGTTCAACGACACCTATAGTTTGTCCACCGGTAACAACCGCACTTTAACGATAAACAAAAGGGACATTTCATGGAAGAGTGACAGGGATGAAAAGTTCGGCAGTGATGTCTTTCCAAAGAATTTCCAAAACGGTAGTCTTATTGGTGGTGGGAGTCTCAATGAGTCTATCCCA TTAAACAAACAAGAAGATCTTATTGTTTGGATGCGAACTGCGGCTCTCCCAACATTTAGGAAACTGTATGGGAAAATTGAGCAGGATATTGAGGCAGGTGAAACAATAAGTGTGGTATTGGAGAACCGTTACAACACTTACAGTTTCAGTGGCAAGAAGAAACTTGTGCTTTCAACTTCTAGCTGGCTTGGTGGGAAAAATAACTTTATTGGCATTGCTTATCTGGCAGTTGGTGGCTTGTGCTTCTTACTAGCTACCACGTTCACTGTCATATATTTTGTTAAGCCAAG GCATCTTGGAGATCCAAGTTATTTGTCATGGAACCGAAACCCAGGTGGTCACTGA